gagctgtttctcaaaatgttcactatcaacctctccccattactcgtaatcaagaaaagttttatgataatatttattttgagtaattaccaatagtgtccactgcctttaaagtagcaacagctctccatcactccattgctcgttaccaagtaagtttgaatACTAACAGCTATCTTGGTGAATAGCAATTCCAGTGTCGGCAATTCCAGTGTCTTTTtgattattaaacaaaatgacACTTCCAAATCTGAATGGACACATTAATAAGGTCAGTCCATTCATTTATATTACTCAGTAAGTGCTTGCTTTTGTCAGTTTTCCCCGAAAATACACACAATAATATTTGGTGGGTCTCACATGGTCTAGACGCTCGTCTAAATATTATTAGACTTTTGGACAAGTCGTTGTCTGTTGCGGTGATAGCGAAGCAGCTAACTATCTCGCGATAAATGTTGCACTGCACGAGGCTACTTTATATACTGCTCGAGAGCAGTAAATATCGTGAGCATGTAGTCTCGCGAAGGAGCAGCCCCTCGCGAGATAGTTGCGAAAGAGCCGTTTTGATATCATTGCGACATACATTCAAggacttgttcacaagtctaaGTCTGTTGTTGCTCACAAGGTTACTAAACTTCTCTTGAGTTTTCGGTAAAGATGCTGGTGGTGCGGTCCTTCGTTTTGAATTCATCGCGGGACACCAGCCAGCAAGTACTGGAATACCGCACCAGGAACTTTAGAAAGATAATTGTGTCGGGTGCAGAGGGAGGAATGACAACTCAGAGGCGTTATTGTGCAAAACGTAAACCTTTAACTCACCAATAAGaagtgcattcagcagcaacaTCGAACAAGTAACAGTAGACATCATGATGATCGGCTATTGCAATACTACAAAGAAATGGGCACGGTCCTACTTTCATAAGAAACACCTTGGAACAATCTTTCCCCACGTGGTTAGTATTCTTGTCAACTTGCAAAAAATGTTGTCAAGAATCTAAGTACTGGCGACAGTCAGCTTTGATTATACGCTGCAAAAGAACACGAAGTGGCACACGACTGTTTGAAAGTTGAAACGTTTATTTTACTCAATGTTGGTAGAAGGCTCTCACTGCCTAATATCTAACTTTCATACGGTATTTATTGTAAAACTCAAGACTTCTTGTTGCATCAAGCATAACCGTATTAGGAATTGTTTTACCCCACTTTAAGAATACATTTGAATaattatacaatacaataatttgtTTGGACGGTTTCAAGAAAGGGGGTTGGACTAACCAAAATGAGTAGAAAGAGATTGCACCATATTTGGGCAAATTTGACGAGTGTCTGGTGCTACCTGTCATTCCCTTGGAATGGGTAACGAATAGCATTCTCAAGAGCCACACTTGGCACTATCATTTTAAGTAAGAACAATAAGCTGAAACCACAGAGGTCTACTGACACTGCTACGGTATCAGATGGCAATCTCagatattaatatttgtttttaatgtgcAATCTTTTTGTCGGGTGATAGTAAATATTCTGAAGTATCACTTccttgttcctttaactttaaaGTGATAATAAGTTGCCTTTCACTAAATGGATTTATGTTGAAATTGCAAAAACATGATGGAACATAAAGTTGGTGCAGTTTGAGGAATAAAATCCATGCTCATGTGACTGTATATTTGATGTCATCATGACATAACACGACTTTACTGATAACTTCAAAGTACCTCGGAGAAGGAACATTTGGGATTGAAACACAATTAGAGATATTCATCCCAATTATATAGACTATACCGTGTTAGGATGTGATTGATTAATGTACGCACATCGGTTTACAGTAATTTTTTGTTGGTTCCAGCAAGCAAAGGACTGTTCCGATAAATCAAAATTGGAAATAGTGAGACAGTGCGTGGTGagatcaaaaacaaaatctattaaacacaattacaaaacagttgtttttcCGCGTTGATATGTTGATGTTGGTGAAAACTGAGATGGATGGCACGATGAGACCGATACCCTGATCTAATAACACACGAACATTGCCTATACCAGTTACGGTCTCCattattgcttttttttttttcaatccggTACAAGACtaaaaatttgaatatttttgtttgacatTCCCCCCTGGTttctaaaaatatatatatattgatacgAATTGCGTgtactgctttaaaaaaaaaaacaggttaaaCGAAGGTTTCATGTGCAAGAATAGTACTGACTTCAAAAGGTACTCCGATTGGTCAAACTGGAACATGCCATCACTCCCgcccacatacatgtaattgaaacaatcaaaacgagTTATCCTTTTATCTTGGGGTTTTAAGTAGGAAGGAAGtatatataattgtttttttaattgttatgttttgtaTAGCAAAGGCTGAAGGAGGCACACAGCTAAGTAGTTTTTCCCATGTCCATTATCTCATTGTGCATTTGCGTCTTGTATGGTAATCTTATATAGAGCCAGAGAGAGTCACCAACTGGAACGTGTCATTAAAGCGGCTTCCAAAACGATCGGCTTGAACATTATGgatttacattgtattttttttttatctgccaTACCTCTAAGATTCAGGCCATTGTGCCAGATCATACCCATCCACTTCATTATTCAGTGGTTGTCAACAAATCAGGAACAATTCGTACTCCCCGCATCCCCGCACTAGGGTTTCAGAATGTCATTCCTGCCTAGGCTTGTCACTAATTCAACTCCAAACTCAATAGATAGTCAGGGCTTTTGTCCTCTTTCTGCTATTACTGGTTGGCTGGCACTGGAAATGTGTTCTTCAATGAATcgaaatttaaagacagtggacactaatggtaattgtcaaagactagccttcacaaaacccgtgaaaatttgagctcgattggtcgacggagttccgagataactatgaaaaaaaaacacccttgtcacacgaagttgtgtgctttcagttgcttgatttttgagacctcatatctaaacttgaggtctcgaaatcaaattcgtggaaagttacttctttctcgaaaatcacgtttctcacaatgttgaacttggctacacgaataacaatgaggcaaagtcacaaatcaaatgtgccaaaattaccgttgtctgtgaatggtcaataggtaatgctcaataatcgaatcgatcaagcttttcagaaccattaacGGTTTACACAATGATTTGCATCAGTGAGCTCATCGGACACAATTAACCATCatctcatgaaaaacaccttgtttgatgggtgTTTGCAAaacgatattctacagccgaatgcagtcccatacttgcagactcttggaccaaatgccatctttcaagatgacaacgctcaCCCCAatcgagcccgactggtgactgactacctgaaaaatgttggggtgcaTCGGATGGATTGGCCtgctaacagtccagacctgaatcccatggaacatctgtgggaccagtTTGGCCTCGCTGTCCGCGCCAGAAGCACCTacacatcaactgtggctgacctaaccaggttccttaataaagaatggaacgccatccctcatcatcagcgcatcacacgacttgtgtgcagcatgagaagaaggtgccaggctgtcatcaacgccttcggatcatccacttgttactgaactttttgtatcaataaagtgtattaagatTAGTAAGTTGgcttgctctataccaaacttcttgtctcaataaagtggattaagatcagtaagttgtcttgcttgtttgaattacagtgtcaatttgattgttcacacagtaacacaaaattgctaattttggcacatttgatttgtgacttattctcattaacgtggtcaagtccagcaacatgtaatcattgcaactgTGGTATCAtcttaaagaggaacagttcagctttgcattgatatataccatatacaaagagagtattaaataataacaaatatactggattgaaaaaagtttccttactttttgtgacaatttatatcagaaataactgacagcaaaattaactgttttattttaattcactgcagcatccatTTAAATTATTACTTTATTAATTAACATTGATAAAGAATTATATAGCTTTAATCCTGTATTGATCTCTTTAATGAGGAGACTCTTCATTTGTGcatccatcttgttttttataatgacaACCAGGCATTCAAACCGAGACTTGAAGTAAAGGCACAGACCTTGATCTGGCTGATctgtgcagccatcttgtttctctCATTTAAACCTAAGCGGTtcctttttatttgttcatttgcAAGAGTCGAACGAATCAGAAACAATTTTTCTTGATTGATAGCTGTTGTCACCGCATTGTCGAATtctattgaattaaattgaattagtAAAATTGAATTGATGTAGCTCAGAACAAAATGCCTATGAGCAATTTTACTTTGAGGCCTCAAGATTATTATTTATATCGttcataatataggttttctcggtcaatttcagaaaaagagcagccaatttaaccaccaagttattctatttcgcgcaaaatcgaatgctactcaaaagggtcattcgatttcgttttgggattagtcaaatgtaatgttgcatcattcgaattaacaaaataatcattcaatttaacaattcatcaaagcagcattcaaattcgcagacgcttcttgaggcgtgtgtgtcacgaaaaagaatgacgcttcgctaaattgaacagagtgcttaaggaatttgacgcgacccaaaatgaaattgaatggccgaattctgaatttgaaacacagtaacaactggaaaagcaaaacagctttaattcgaacgcatgaaaattaatttgactgctcatttgccgaatttgaccgagaaaacctataataataataaactgcaccaataaagtatctaaacacttgcaaattgtcagatatatcggaacttgaaatagtatgccaaacaattattattcatttcgagtcaccgttaatttctgcacattttgacacatcttgtgttgcgctccgatgttgtttagtggatttatggacacttgagtggcttaaggtcgaatttcaaaagttgtaaaagcccctattcaagcaaaatcgttgtattgtgacgagtaagatcagcgtttcttttgcccaccTTTTATAAAcggtttttttttgtcgcttGTTTGATAATTCGGTTGTGATGAACATCaacaataattgtcagtaaccaagcaaaggggtcaaagatgggaggcatacaacaatatgggttaagagccagaatccctgattatgatgAGATAGGGAAAGGtggttcaagataacaggaaagatggctcaaatgACCAAataggaaagaggacggatcgttggtttaaTAGAAGCCGGTACGTCAatgcgagctgcagctcatggttacaacgtcaccagcgacggtcagtaaatgaTGAGATGGCTACAGtgtaccaagctcagggaaattgGGACGACCTAAGaactgaggacaggatatcagcagttttaaagttaaagatacggcaataaatgtcatggtcaagtaaacgaaacgagtttgtgtcttttgattttgtctgtgtgtggtgCCTGtgcgagttcccttctggaattggggtgaataggggcttttgcaacttttgaaattcgaccttaagccactcaagtgcccataaatccacccaacaacatcgtagcgcaacacaagatgtgtcaaaatgtgcagaagttaacggtgaatagaaatgaataattatttttttgtatactatttcaggttccgataaatctgaccattagtaagtgtttagatactttattggcgcagtttataatggtatccaagtcttctatagtgcacgtatctaccaaacaaggtagtCGTGCTGTGAGTataattatacaaactttcagaaaacacTATGTTGTTGCAGTGATGAGTTCTAAGACCCATAAGCACCTAAGGGtatacaaggtgctgcggcgcatACATCAGCCATAGCCAGGAACacccggggcgaaccccttctcttttcaataagtgcactgtgttcttttacatgcgttacatcctatccaaaggacgaagcaatggttatgtgtcttgctaaaggataaaagtgtcacggctggggattcgaacccacattctgctgatcagaaacaccagagtttgaattcggtgctcttgtagccactggacactttcggtaaacagtaatgtccaaggcccacacttcgtgtatcacaacttttatatataataattaataacaaacctgtgaaactttaggCTCAATAAGTCATAGGAGTcgggagaagaagaaaaaaacggggaaaacccacccttgtttccgcacgtttcgccgtgtcatgacatgtgtttaaaataaatccgtaattctcgatatcgagaattgatagggttttaatgttttctcaaaaagtaaagcatttcatgtaataatttttcaagagaagtctttctcaaataccttatgtaaaccctttaagttatttgtaaatctgttccgaaagtgtaaaatggctGCAAAAGGAATTTTAAAAAGTAGGgaatatacacgtttggtaattgtcaaagaccagtctttttaaCTTTTCTAATTTAACTATTCAAACTTGCGGCAAGTAATATTCATTTCCATTGCGGCcttttcaacatttttaattttttttagatcaAAGTTAAAGAGTCCAAATTGGACGTGTTTTGCAACATTCTTATAATAAGCATCACTGACTGCGGCACATGCTGCCCGGTTTTCGATTGCCCCTTCACACCACTGGGCAATCGTACGTTTCATGTACCGTCTTGGTTCGAAAACCTGAAAGTCCGTTTTACCTCGAAATTGTTCACATTGTTCAGGTCGTTTACCAATGTAGTGCATAGACGTACAGTAGCCCTGTAAATGACTAATTATACGCTTAGGATCGAAGTAGGGTTTGTGCATAGTGTTGCACACTTCTGGTGTTAAGTCGGTTATTTCAAAGCCAAAACCTGGCGACACAAACTTCCTGTTGTACTGTTGCAGAGACATTCTTGGTGGGAGCCGAATGTGCCAATCGTAACGATCATGCTCGAAGTAAAATGCGTACGAGAACAAGATATTTACTGGGAAGGACTGGTATCCACGGAACTTGACGAATGCTTCCTCGAACTCTTTTACCTAAAACAATAAAGACAAAAAGAGAACCTgtaatgtgaaaaaaattcaGTTCCAGGCGTGAGGATTTCTGAAATAATCATTTAACTTTTGCATTCATGTTAAAAACATGATACCCAGAAAATTTCGCCATTTTACTTGGTCGAATTTGATGaagtctcaaaaaaaaggtaatcctactgtAAATGGTTTTTATGGCAAAACTATGTGTGTTAACCAGAAAaagtatggcatcatcttaaagccgAAGCATTGTGCTTGTTATGATACCTTTGGTTTCATTCCAGGGTCACGCATCATGACGCACCACCGTCTTGAAGttgtggtgcaaaaatgcagtgTGTAAACCTCAAGTTGTCACAATGGTTCAGCTAACGGCAGAACAGAGAATCTTTGTGGTCAATAAATTTTATGAGACCTGAAATGTGACCAAATATATCATTGAAAAGCACAAGGCTTCGGCTTTAAGATGATGGcatgctttctgctggtaaacaatAGTATGGCCAAAAAAAACCATTTgcagtaggattaccttttttttagaCACCCTGATAGTCATCCCGGTAAAAGAACAAGGACACGACTTAAGTTCATACAAAGGAACCTTGTCCAAATTCCCGTTTCATAAAACTGGCTCCTGATCCGATATTAAAATAAGATCAGGAAATAATTCAAAACTTCGTTATAAAATTCGTaatatgttttactttttaaatacCTTCATGTGTTTTAGAATGTGATTCCGGCAGTTCGTTATGGTATCCCGCCACAGGTACAGAGGAAAACACGTGAACTGAGCAACCGCCTTCTTCCCAAGAGCAATAAACGCAGTGGATTCAGCAGGTTTACGATGAAAGAAGGCAGGCTCGGCAAAGGTTCGGATTTTGTCACCGTTGAGGATGCTTTCCGGAATGACAGGGGAGGTGAACATTACATCGCCGTCCGTCCACGCCACAACTGATGTAGTGACGTACTCGTCCATGAAGAAGCTATTCCAAAGTTGCCTGTTGTAACTAGCTGACTTCCCAGAGATGTGATTCATCGTGGTAAAGTAGCTGAACCCCGATGGCGGTAGCGGCTGATACAATATCTCGAAGGTAAACCCAAGTAGTTCCTCTTGTGCTTTGAGTCGTGCGGCAAACTCATGGTCTCTCTGTGACTCTGCGTCCATTATAAGTCCTATGCGTCCTAATTTCGGAGACCAGAATAGTGCTGCTGATCGTATTGCAATGCAGTAAAGCTGATTAAGTATGACAGGAGTCGCTGCAAGGTGGATGGTCAGTGTCACGCTATGACCGTTTGTAACTGCGGGATCAGGTTGGTTTGAGGTCCAGTTTCTAACTGCGGGATCAGGTTGGTTTGAGGTCCAGTTTCTAACTGCGGGATCAGGTTGGTTTGAGGTCCAGTTTCTAACTGCGGGATCAGGCTGGTTTGGGGCCCAGTTTGCTTGGTTCATCCCAATGTCCGAACGAAACAATGaaattggttttgttgttttggtaGCGTCCTCTCTTATCTGCCATTTCCGATTAATGCCAATACTCAGCCAAAACAAGATAGAACAAACTGTAATTACGACAGCCCACTTATTTCTTCCCAGCATAGTGAATCGATCCAACCTGCATAATGTGAACGAAAGCACGAGTAAGCAGTTAATGATCCTGAAGCAAAGTCAATgtcaggaaaacaaaaaaacatactgTACATTATGTACACGCCATGTGCAATCTACATTGTTCGTTTACACTGTTCCCGAATCGTCTTTGCCGCACCTTTTGTCGTAGAATACTAGATTTATGTGAAAACAATTAGTTCAAATTGATTTAGGTCGACCTGGAGTCGCCCCTAATTCTgattggttcggcgcgactctggatcGTCTGTTTGAACCGAATAATTGCTAATACAGTACAAAGTCTGATCCGTGAGAAGTTGTGGCCGAACCTAGTAATTGTggttaatatttataaaaaaattcaatctTTTGAACTTGTACCACATTGTAATCATTTTCAGaaactaaataatattaataacaataacaataacaacaacaataacaataataataacaataacaataacaataacaataacaataacaataacaataacaataacaataacaataacaataacaataacaataacaataacaataacaataacaataaaaataaaaataacaataacaataacaataacaatagcaatagcaatagcaataacaataacaataacaataacaacaacaataacaataacaataacaataacaactagactcaagtttttgtcataacaaaaacaaggtgttcggcttccgggagtacaaaaatacaccctggttgacaattatcaaaggaaaaacctatgaaaataggccttttcaaagcattttacatgcacttccggtttagaaaggtcaaaaggtcaagagaaggtcaacaacatatccatttttgtgaagtacgt
The sequence above is a segment of the Asterias amurensis chromosome 12, ASM3211899v1 genome. Coding sequences within it:
- the LOC139945451 gene encoding uncharacterized protein; this translates as MLGRNKWAVVITVCSILFWLSIGINRKWQIREDATKTTKPISLFRSDIGMNQANWAPNQPDPAVRNWTSNQPDPAVRNWTSNQPDPAVRNWTSNQPDPAVTNGHSVTLTIHLAATPVILNQLYCIAIRSAALFWSPKLGRIGLIMDAESQRDHEFAARLKAQEELLGFTFEILYQPLPPSGFSYFTTMNHISGKSASYNRQLWNSFFMDEYVTTSVVAWTDGDVMFTSPVIPESILNGDKIRTFAEPAFFHRKPAESTAFIALGKKAVAQFTCFPLYLWRDTITNCRNHILKHMKVKEFEEAFVKFRGYQSFPVNILFSYAFYFEHDRYDWHIRLPPRMSLQQYNRKFVSPGFGFEITDLTPEVCNTMHKPYFDPKRIISHLQGYCTSMHYIGKRPEQCEQFRGKTDFQVFEPRRYMKRTIAQWCEGAIENRAACAAVSDAYYKNVAKHVQFGLFNFDLKKIKNVEKAAMEMNITCRKFE